The genomic DNA GTAAATCCAACTATGTACAATTCGTCGTGGTTGGCTTCGGGCTTGTCTCAAATGCGGAGAGCGACGGGCGTCTCGTTACAGGCGCAGACGTCGGATACGGAGTTAGCGTGCCTGGCGCACGGCCTAAGTTCCGCCTTCAGATGCGAACTTTTGGCCGCATCCAAAACTTCCTCCCCGCAAACATTCGACGGTTCCCAAGCACAACGCCGCCATGAAGTTGAAGCGCGCAAAGGTATGTCATATTCTGCTTTGATCACACGTGATTTGTGCTGATTTTAGGGCAGGCATACAAAAAGCAGCTGCACCAGTATGAACTCAACTTCGGTTTCCGCGAACCATACCAAGTCCTCCTCGACTCGCAAATCCTCCAAGATGCCTACAACTTCAAGATCGACCTCCTTGCGCGACTTCAAAAGATGCTTGGCGGACAGGTCAAGCCCATGATCACCACGTGCGACATGCGACACCTCTACAATGCGAAGCCGAAAAACGAGACACTCATTCTTCAGGCAAAGGAGTACGAGCGTAGACGGTGTAACCACCAGGATCTGGAGGAACCGCTATCATCATTAGAGTGCCTGAGCTCGGTAGTAGATCCCAAGGATAATGGAACTAACAAGCACCGTTACGTCATTGCGAGCAACGACTCCAGTGTACGCGCAAAGATGCGCCAGGTCGCTGGCGTACCCGTCATATACATATCCAGATCGGTGGTACTAATGGAGCCCATGGCCGACGTGACAGAGCAGTTTCGGGAGCGCGAGGAAAAGTCAAAGTTCAAAATGGGTCTCAAAGGACAGCGGAATCCGGGCAATTCGGACACCCCACCGAAGCGAAAACGAGCCGACGAGGGACAAGATGCAGAGGGCAACCAGTCTATTGCAGAT from Pyrenophora tritici-repentis strain M4 chromosome 8, whole genome shotgun sequence includes the following:
- a CDS encoding Fcf1 multi-domain protein, encoding MKLKRAKAYKKQLHQYELNFGFREPYQVLLDSQILQDAYNFKIDLLARLQKMLGGQVKPMITTCDMRHLYNAKPKNETLILQAKEYERRRCNHQDLEEPLSSLECLSSVVDPKDNGTNKHRYVIASNDSSVRAKMRQVAGVPVIYISRSVVLMEPMADVTEQFREREEKSKFKMGLKGQRNPGNSDTPPKRKRADEGQDAEGNQSIADQATGEARPKAKKRKGPKGPNPLSVKKPKKDKTSAPKKARPSASESTGGDDHRGDREDSAPKKRRRKHKSKAEGGDDAPGEEEPASP